One window from the genome of Cryptomeria japonica chromosome 6, Sugi_1.0, whole genome shotgun sequence encodes:
- the LOC131049335 gene encoding geraniol 8-hydroxylase-like, whose amino-acid sequence MDIPLFSLYSVLLTAASLILFFFFLWRREQRLSLPPGPSGWPILGNLIQLGKRPHESLYALSVKYGPLMTLRLGMRTVVVVSSPAMAKEVFKTHDNILAGRMVTEAHKSLSHDKSSIIWADYGPYWRHLRRISTVELFSPKRLEALQHLRRDQVFSTIRLIFEDKGKVVNIAHTVFCTSLNLLGNMIFSTSVFDPHNPASAGLKDTICELMVVAGKPNLVDFFPFLRFLDPQRVSREMDRLFKELYDFSDTFIQKRLSQSVQRKDSDKDFLDVLLDSRTEDFTLVGVRALIAESTEKIKSKLIRVYKYISAIFQTSNCDLWFQELFIAGTETTTTTIEWAMAELIRNPQKLNRARQELDEVVGCNRKVEETDLDRLPYLHAAVKEVFRLRTTGPLLLPHKATSSCEIGGFVIPKDTQVMVNVWAMGRDSSIWKNPLEFTPERFLEGESNSKIDYRGQDFELIPFGAGRRMCPGLPLASRMVHLVLASLLHSFEWKLPDGMSCEQMDMSDDFGITLKKAADLRAIPTPRLPHPIY is encoded by the coding sequence ATGGATATTCCACTGTTTTCTTTGTATTCTGTGCTTCTTACTGCTGCTTCACTGATAttgttcttcttctttctatggAGAAGAGAGCAGAGGCTTTCTCTGCCCCCTGGGCCTAGTGGTTGGCCTATCCTGGGAAACCTCATTCAGCTGGGGAAAAGGCCTCACGAGTCTCTCTATGCCCTCTCTGTGAAATACGGTCCACTGATGACTCTCCGTCTGGGCATGAGAACAGTAGTGGTGGTCTCCTCTCCTGCCATGGCCAAGGAGGTCTTTAAAACGCACGACAACATCTTGGCGGGGCGGATGGTGACAGAGGCACACAAATCTCTTTCACATGACAAGTCGTCCATAATTTGGGCTGATTACGGTCCTTACTGGCGCCATCTCCGTCGCATTTCAACTGTTGAGCTCTTCAGCCCCAAAAGACTCGAAGCTCTGCAACATCTCAGAAGAGATCAAGTATTTAGCACCATTCGACTCATTTTCGAGGACAAGGGAAAGGTTGTGAACATCGCGCATACGGTGTTCTGCACGTCCCTGAATTTGCTAGGCAACATGATTTTCAGCACAAGTGTCTTTGATCCTCACAATCCAGCTTCTGCGGGGCTCAAAGATACCATCTGTGAATTGATGGTGGTCGCCGGAAAGCCCAATTTGGTGGACTTTTTCCCGTTTCTCCGGTTCCTCGACCCCCAGCGAGTGTCCCGTGAGATGGACAGGCTTTTCAAGGAATTGTATGACTTTTCTGATACATTCATACAGAAAAGGCTCAGCCAAAGCGTTCAGCGTAAGGACTCGGACAAGGATTTTCTGGATGTTCTGCTGGACTCCAGAACTGAAGATTTCACTCTAGTCGGTGTTCGAGCATTAATAGCTGAGAGTACTGAAAAGATTAAAAGCAAATTAATTAGGGTATATAAATATATCTCTGCTATTTTCCAGACCTCTAATTGTGATCTATGGTTTCAGGAATTGTTTATTGCAGGTACTGAGACGACCACTACAACAATAGAATGGGCCATGGCAGAATTGATTCGCAATCCACAGAAATTAAACCGAGCCCGTCAAGAACTGGATGAAGTAGTTGGTTGCAACCGGAAAGTGGAAGAAACTGACTTGGATCGTCTTCCGTATCTCCATGCAGCCGTGAAAGAAGTATTCCGATTGCGCACGACGGGTCCTCTGCTTCTTCCCCACAAAGCCACAAGCAGCTGCGAGATTGGGGGATTTGTTATACCCAAGGACACCCAGGTGATGGTGAACGTGTGGGCTATGGGAAGGGACAGTTCAATTTGGAAGAATCCTTTGGAATTTACGCCCGAAAGGTTTTTAGAGGGTGAGTCGAATAGCAAGATAGATTACAGGGGACAGGACTTCGAGCTGATTCCATTCGGAGCGGGAAGAAGAATGTGTCCGGGGCTTCCATTGGCAAGTCGTATGGTTCATTTGGTTTTGGCTTCTTTACTTCACTCATTTGAGTGGAAACTTCCGGATGGGATGAGCTGTGAGCAGATGGACATGAGCGATGATTTTGGAATTACATTAAAGAAGGCTGCAGACTTGAGAGCAATCCCGACGCCACGTCTCCCACATCCCATATACTAG